The following proteins come from a genomic window of unidentified bacterial endosymbiont:
- the leuS gene encoding leucine--tRNA ligase: MQPHYLPHEIEPAVQQHWEQQDTFKVTEQADKEKFYCLAMFPYPSGQLHMGHVRNYTLGDAIARYQRLQGKNVLYPMGWDAFGLPAENAAIQHRTDPATWTAANIASMKTQLKLLGFSYDWDREITTCDPGYTQWEQWLFIQLYQQGLAYKKMSQVNWCPQDQTVLANEQVVEGCCWRCDTPVVQKALSQWFIKITAYADQLLDDLETLTGWPEQVKSMQRHWIGRSVGLEIDFKVHDHSEQLTVYTTRPDTLPGVTYLAIAAAHPLVAPLANTNPTIAAFVQQCQQLKTAEATLATLEKQGVNSGLHAIHPLSGALIPIWITNFVISDYGSGAVMAVPAHDQRDYQFAVNYQLPIQCVIRPLTGDLTAPPVLPYLEKGLLCHAGALNGLNFEQACQAITEQLQQSRQGRPTVHYRLRDWGVSRQRYWGTPIPMVTDATGNTRPLPLEQLPLCLPSISRLDEHNNPLKQPAWINTLVDGLPAQSESDTFDTFLQSSWYYARYTCPQATDRMLDPQSTAYWLPVDHYIGGIEHATMHLIYFRFLHKVLRDLGLVHTDEPVKRLLCQGMVLAEAFYYVDSTGKRHWISPSEVTVQRDQSGAITQAIDCSGQLLIPAGMSKMSKSKNNGIDPQQMVERYGADTVRLFMLFAAPPELTLEWQESGVEGAHRFLKRLWKLAYERRSHKPLAPLDCATLTEPQKQLRRLLHQTILRVTDDIGRRQSFNTAIAAMMTLVKSLMAAPTATAQDQALLQEALLAVVVMLYPITPHISFTLWPLLGGQGDLDSATWPAVDHGALLNAPVTLAVQINGKLRATITVEATIDETTAITLAQQHPALQKYLQQGAIQRVIYRSGRLLNLVVG; encoded by the coding sequence ATGCAGCCACACTACCTCCCCCATGAAATCGAACCTGCCGTACAGCAACACTGGGAACAGCAGGATACTTTTAAGGTGACAGAACAGGCTGATAAAGAAAAATTCTACTGCCTAGCGATGTTCCCCTATCCTTCTGGGCAGCTGCATATGGGACATGTCCGTAACTACACCTTGGGTGATGCGATCGCGCGCTATCAGCGTCTACAAGGAAAAAATGTACTGTATCCAATGGGGTGGGATGCCTTTGGCTTGCCTGCGGAAAATGCGGCCATCCAACACCGCACCGATCCAGCCACCTGGACCGCTGCCAATATCGCTAGCATGAAGACTCAGCTGAAATTACTGGGGTTTAGCTATGACTGGGATCGGGAAATCACCACCTGTGATCCTGGCTATACCCAGTGGGAGCAGTGGTTATTCATTCAACTCTATCAACAAGGGCTGGCCTATAAAAAAATGTCTCAAGTGAACTGGTGTCCACAAGATCAAACGGTATTGGCTAATGAACAGGTGGTTGAGGGCTGCTGCTGGCGCTGTGACACGCCAGTCGTGCAAAAAGCACTTTCCCAATGGTTTATTAAAATTACCGCGTATGCTGATCAACTACTGGACGATCTAGAAACCCTGACAGGGTGGCCTGAGCAGGTTAAAAGCATGCAACGCCACTGGATCGGCCGCTCAGTAGGTTTGGAGATCGATTTTAAAGTTCATGATCACTCCGAACAGCTGACCGTCTACACCACGCGCCCAGATACCCTCCCGGGTGTCACTTACTTAGCCATAGCCGCTGCTCATCCCCTGGTGGCACCACTCGCCAACACTAATCCCACGATTGCCGCCTTTGTCCAACAATGTCAGCAGCTTAAAACCGCTGAAGCGACACTCGCAACACTGGAAAAACAGGGTGTCAATAGCGGGTTACACGCCATTCATCCATTAAGTGGTGCCTTGATCCCTATCTGGATCACCAACTTTGTGATCAGTGATTACGGCAGTGGTGCGGTCATGGCGGTTCCAGCACACGATCAACGTGACTACCAATTTGCTGTAAACTATCAACTGCCTATCCAATGCGTCATTCGGCCATTAACAGGTGATCTGACAGCGCCACCGGTATTGCCTTACCTGGAAAAAGGGCTGCTCTGTCATGCCGGGGCCTTGAATGGCTTGAACTTTGAGCAAGCCTGCCAAGCGATCACTGAACAGCTGCAACAGAGTCGTCAGGGACGCCCGACCGTACACTATCGTCTCCGTGACTGGGGGGTCTCCCGTCAGCGCTATTGGGGAACCCCTATCCCGATGGTGACCGACGCGACCGGAAACACCAGGCCGCTGCCCTTGGAGCAGCTGCCGCTCTGCCTACCCAGCATCAGCCGTTTGGATGAGCACAATAACCCCTTAAAACAGCCAGCTTGGATCAACACGCTAGTAGACGGTCTCCCTGCTCAAAGTGAGAGCGATACCTTTGATACCTTCCTACAATCCTCCTGGTACTATGCTCGTTATACCTGCCCACAAGCCACAGACCGCATGCTGGATCCCCAATCAACCGCTTATTGGTTGCCGGTTGATCACTATATTGGGGGCATTGAACATGCCACCATGCATCTTATCTATTTTCGTTTCCTACATAAAGTGCTGCGTGATCTGGGATTGGTACACACCGACGAACCTGTTAAGCGTCTACTCTGCCAAGGGATGGTCTTGGCAGAGGCGTTCTACTACGTCGATTCCACAGGAAAACGTCACTGGATCTCCCCCTCTGAAGTGACTGTTCAAAGAGATCAGTCAGGCGCAATCACCCAGGCAATCGACTGCAGTGGGCAGCTTTTAATCCCTGCGGGGATGAGCAAGATGTCTAAATCAAAGAATAATGGCATTGATCCGCAACAGATGGTAGAACGCTATGGTGCTGATACTGTCCGTCTATTTATGCTCTTTGCCGCACCACCGGAACTGACTTTAGAGTGGCAAGAGTCCGGTGTTGAAGGGGCTCACCGTTTTTTAAAACGGCTGTGGAAGCTGGCCTACGAACGACGTAGCCACAAACCCCTGGCTCCTTTAGATTGTGCGACACTTACTGAACCACAAAAGCAGTTACGCCGACTGCTGCACCAGACCATCTTACGGGTAACCGATGATATCGGAAGACGACAGAGCTTTAACACCGCCATTGCAGCGATGATGACGTTGGTTAAAAGCTTGATGGCTGCCCCAACGGCCACTGCCCAAGATCAGGCGCTGCTACAAGAGGCGCTGTTGGCCGTGGTGGTGATGCTCTATCCTATCACCCCCCATATTAGCTTTACCCTCTGGCCACTCCTGGGTGGGCAGGGTGACCTAGATAGTGCTACCTGGCCTGCTGTTGATCACGGTGCACTACTCAACGCCCCAGTTACCCTGGCAGTACAGATTAATGGTAAGCTCCGAGCGACGATAACCGTTGAGGCGACTATCGATGAAACCACCGCAATCACCTTGGCACAGCAGCATCCGGCGCTACAGAAATATCTACAGCAAGGGGCGATACAGCGTGTTATTTACCGTTCAGGCAGACTGCTCAATCTGGTCGTAGGCTAA
- the lptE gene encoding LPS assembly lipoprotein LptE yields the protein MSVRRALHSPKRIVGEHLQSLLRRGGGRIKALLLGVVCLSVTHCGFQPRSAAQLPQPLRSIALHSHDPYGPLARALHTQLRRHGFILVEHSDHPSLQLHLLNASEERTLRSLFSDGRGAQYQLIYRVTAQLHWSNPPAKTLSTTRTTPSNSVQRIPLATAVAQSFFDNPQAALAKSVEQEIVQQQLCQQAADQLTLQLLLLLSEKVDAAPLTGHATPDS from the coding sequence GTGTCTGTGAGGCGTGCACTGCACTCTCCAAAGAGGATAGTCGGAGAGCATCTGCAGAGCCTCCTTCGACGCGGAGGAGGGCGAATCAAGGCGCTGCTCCTAGGGGTAGTGTGCTTAAGCGTCACTCACTGTGGTTTCCAACCCCGCAGCGCCGCACAGCTTCCACAGCCTTTACGATCCATCGCACTGCACAGCCACGATCCCTATGGCCCCCTGGCGCGCGCGCTGCACACTCAGTTACGTCGTCACGGTTTTATCCTCGTGGAGCACTCCGATCACCCCAGCCTACAACTACACCTGCTTAACGCGAGTGAAGAGCGGACGCTGCGTTCGCTGTTTTCCGATGGGAGAGGCGCTCAGTATCAGCTGATTTACCGAGTCACCGCTCAACTGCACTGGAGCAATCCGCCAGCCAAAACGCTATCAACGACGCGAACCACGCCATCAAATTCCGTGCAACGTATTCCGTTAGCCACTGCCGTCGCCCAGTCGTTTTTTGATAATCCACAGGCCGCTTTAGCGAAAAGTGTTGAGCAGGAGATCGTTCAGCAGCAGCTCTGCCAACAGGCGGCCGACCAACTGACCCTGCAGCTGCTGTTGCTGTTATCAGAGAAAGTTGACGCTGCTCCGCTGACCGGCCATGCGACACCTGATTCCTGA
- the holA gene encoding DNA polymerase III subunit delta, which yields MRHLIPEQLPAQLQHSLAGCYLLCGPDLYLQQESQQLIRQAALAQGFTACPPLLMESTTEWRVVEQAFQALPLFAARRLLQLTLQASLPNPLQSQQLMQLPSLLDSSTVLILVLPQLKKSQEQAPWFKAYSPQAICIACHPPLRQQWPAWVRRRAQALGLQPDAAVIEQLCFYYEGNLLALVQLLEQLALCYPDGQLTLPRINPSLQDVAQFTPQQWLNALLLGQTQRALHSLQQLQDSAVEPLRLLRTLQGDLLLLINFKRQANTTPLRELFDREAIWQVRRQALTSALQRLSTSQLRQALYLLTQLELRFKSEAHPIWQALRLLSLLLCGIPVLPAFLEG from the coding sequence ATGCGACACCTGATTCCTGAGCAGCTGCCGGCGCAACTGCAACACTCTCTAGCAGGCTGCTACCTGCTCTGTGGCCCAGATCTATACTTACAACAAGAGAGCCAGCAATTAATCCGCCAAGCGGCACTGGCCCAAGGGTTCACCGCTTGCCCCCCCCTACTCATGGAGTCGACCACTGAGTGGCGGGTTGTTGAACAAGCCTTTCAAGCGCTCCCACTGTTTGCCGCTCGCCGTTTGTTGCAACTGACTCTCCAGGCTTCACTGCCTAATCCGCTACAAAGCCAACAGTTAATGCAACTACCCAGCCTGTTGGACAGTAGCACCGTGTTGATTTTAGTCCTGCCTCAGCTTAAAAAAAGCCAGGAACAGGCCCCTTGGTTTAAAGCCTACAGCCCCCAGGCAATCTGTATTGCTTGTCACCCCCCCCTGCGACAGCAGTGGCCTGCATGGGTGCGGCGACGGGCACAGGCACTGGGATTACAACCAGATGCGGCGGTAATCGAACAGCTCTGCTTTTACTATGAGGGCAACTTACTGGCTTTGGTACAGCTTTTAGAGCAGCTGGCGCTCTGTTACCCAGACGGCCAACTCACCCTGCCACGAATCAATCCTAGCCTACAGGATGTGGCCCAGTTCACGCCACAGCAGTGGTTAAATGCCCTACTGTTAGGGCAAACCCAGCGAGCCTTACACAGTTTACAGCAGCTGCAAGACTCCGCCGTTGAACCTTTGCGATTACTGCGCACGCTGCAAGGGGATTTACTGCTATTAATTAACTTTAAGCGTCAAGCAAACACGACCCCCTTACGGGAGCTATTTGATCGTGAGGCTATTTGGCAGGTGCGACGCCAAGCATTGACCTCTGCCCTACAACGCCTCTCCACCTCGCAACTCCGTCAAGCACTCTATCTATTAACCCAATTAGAACTGCGCTTCAAAAGTGAAGCACACCCTATCTGGCAGGCGTTGCGCCTCCTCAGCTTGCTGCTCTGTGGCATCCCTGTGCTACCAGCATTTCTTGAGGGGTAA
- the nadD gene encoding nicotinate-nucleotide adenylyltransferase: MRALFGGTFDPIHHGHLQLGQALAQLVGLQRITLLPNRQPHYRTPPLATIEQRLTMIQLAIQEEPLFTIDDRELRRPTPSYTLDSLQAIRDELGVQQPLAFILGQDAFLTLPHWHQWQQLLHYSHLLVGSRPGYSSDHWPPPLQSYWAARQVMEPQRLHQAPQGYLYFASLPPSPISATLIRQRLQRNESCCQLLPASVQAYIQQQGLYR; the protein is encoded by the coding sequence ATGCGGGCGCTCTTCGGCGGAACATTTGATCCCATCCATCATGGCCATCTGCAACTCGGTCAAGCGCTGGCGCAATTAGTCGGATTACAGCGGATCACACTACTCCCTAACCGCCAACCCCACTACCGCACACCACCCCTAGCGACCATTGAACAGCGGCTGACGATGATTCAGTTGGCCATCCAAGAAGAGCCTCTCTTTACAATTGATGATCGAGAGCTCCGAAGACCAACGCCCTCCTATACTCTAGATTCGCTACAGGCAATCCGCGATGAGTTAGGAGTGCAACAACCGCTAGCCTTTATCCTGGGACAAGATGCCTTCTTGACCTTACCTCACTGGCATCAGTGGCAACAACTACTACACTACAGTCACCTACTAGTCGGTAGCCGTCCCGGCTATTCTAGCGACCACTGGCCGCCTCCCCTACAATCCTACTGGGCAGCACGGCAAGTCATGGAGCCGCAACGGCTCCACCAAGCACCACAGGGCTACCTCTACTTCGCCTCACTCCCACCCAGCCCTATCTCAGCCACTTTGATCCGTCAAAGGCTACAGCGGAATGAATCCTGTTGCCAGCTGCTACCCGCCTCTGTACAAGCCTATATTCAGCAACAAGGACTTTACCGCTAA
- the mrdA gene encoding penicillin-binding protein 2 — protein MQHRHQQPQGSAQITRHQQLITDLQPAYRLLSGLLKPPTQSTELLLRNHSAESILFMHRTLLTLLGVLLSTLLLLYNLYQLQVCQHQKYQTRSNDNCIKLLPIVPARGLIYDRHGVLLADNRTYYQLLLHPDRVPNIPSVLQRLRPIVDLTEAEVTQFEKNSSQLNRLTPIPLKRELTEQQMARFAVNQHHFPGLELNSYQRRYYPYGTALTHVLGYLAKVNEKDKQWLKATGQSGNYSVAPDIGKLGIERYYESLLRGKLGYEAVEINRRGQLIRRLYELPPQAGSNLTLTLDVKLQCHIEKLMQGQRGAVVALDPNDGAILALLSTPSYDPNLFAEGIAHQAYQRLLEDPDRPLVNRATQGIYPPASTVKPFISIAALEEGVVTRESSRFDPGWWQLPGSTKRYWNYKRQRHGQINLLRSIEASSDTFFYQMAYDLGIDRLALWMRRFGYGEYSGIDLAEEQMGLMPTREWKMQRYHEPWYQGDTIPVGIGQGYWSATPIQMVKALTTLLNQGQIKIPHLLPVEPSAQQGTADHTPIELHNPAFWQLAKEGMYEVAHGPNGTAKRAFAGAPYKVGVKSGTAQLFSLKDACYRPDKLSKQLHDHAQLIAFAPYQQPEIALAIVMENAGSGASQAAPLVRQIFDYVLLPPHSKPRLQSLTAQYKAP, from the coding sequence ATGCAGCATAGGCATCAACAACCGCAAGGGAGTGCGCAAATAACCCGGCATCAGCAGCTTATCACTGATCTGCAGCCGGCCTATAGACTACTGTCCGGGCTGCTGAAGCCTCCCACACAATCTACTGAATTACTCCTCCGTAACCATTCAGCAGAATCCATTTTATTCATGCACCGCACGCTCTTGACCTTGCTAGGGGTGCTGCTCAGTACCCTACTGCTCCTGTACAATCTCTATCAACTACAGGTGTGTCAACATCAAAAATATCAGACCCGCTCTAACGATAACTGTATTAAACTCCTGCCCATTGTCCCAGCCCGTGGCTTAATCTACGATCGCCATGGCGTTTTACTCGCTGATAATCGCACCTACTACCAACTGCTGCTTCACCCTGATCGAGTGCCTAATATCCCCAGTGTACTCCAACGCTTACGCCCCATAGTCGATCTTACGGAAGCAGAAGTGACTCAGTTTGAAAAAAACAGTTCCCAGTTAAATCGCTTAACGCCCATCCCTTTAAAAAGGGAGCTGACCGAACAGCAAATGGCCCGCTTTGCGGTGAATCAACATCACTTTCCTGGCCTTGAACTGAACAGTTATCAGCGCCGCTACTACCCTTATGGCACCGCGCTAACGCATGTCTTAGGCTATCTGGCAAAGGTCAATGAAAAAGATAAACAGTGGCTAAAAGCAACTGGCCAAAGTGGCAATTATTCAGTAGCCCCCGACATTGGCAAGTTAGGGATTGAACGCTACTACGAATCACTGTTACGGGGTAAGTTGGGCTATGAAGCAGTTGAAATCAATCGTCGTGGCCAGTTAATCCGACGGTTGTATGAACTACCACCACAAGCTGGCTCTAACCTGACACTGACCCTGGATGTTAAGCTCCAATGCCATATTGAAAAATTAATGCAGGGCCAGCGGGGGGCCGTGGTCGCCCTGGATCCCAATGACGGCGCTATCTTGGCGCTGCTCTCTACACCCAGTTATGATCCTAACTTGTTTGCCGAGGGGATTGCTCATCAGGCGTATCAGCGCTTGCTAGAGGATCCCGATCGCCCCTTAGTCAATCGCGCGACCCAAGGGATCTATCCTCCGGCCTCCACCGTCAAACCGTTTATCTCTATTGCCGCTTTAGAAGAGGGCGTTGTCACCCGGGAGAGTTCACGATTTGATCCCGGTTGGTGGCAGCTTCCAGGCTCAACCAAACGCTACTGGAACTATAAACGCCAGCGTCATGGACAAATCAATCTGCTGCGATCGATAGAAGCCTCCTCAGATACCTTTTTTTATCAAATGGCTTATGATCTAGGAATAGACCGCTTAGCGCTGTGGATGCGGCGGTTTGGCTATGGGGAGTATAGTGGGATTGACTTAGCAGAAGAGCAGATGGGTCTCATGCCAACGCGTGAATGGAAAATGCAACGCTATCACGAACCCTGGTATCAGGGGGATACCATTCCAGTTGGCATTGGTCAAGGCTACTGGAGTGCCACCCCCATCCAAATGGTCAAAGCACTCACCACCCTGCTCAACCAGGGGCAGATCAAAATACCCCATCTGCTACCGGTAGAGCCCTCAGCGCAGCAGGGAACTGCTGATCACACCCCGATCGAACTTCATAATCCCGCCTTCTGGCAATTAGCGAAAGAGGGGATGTACGAGGTTGCTCATGGACCCAATGGCACTGCTAAACGGGCTTTTGCTGGGGCACCTTATAAAGTAGGCGTCAAATCAGGCACTGCCCAGCTGTTTAGTTTAAAAGATGCGTGCTACCGGCCTGATAAATTATCGAAACAGCTCCATGATCATGCACAATTAATCGCCTTTGCCCCCTACCAACAGCCTGAGATTGCTTTAGCCATTGTTATGGAGAATGCCGGCAGCGGCGCTAGCCAAGCGGCACCGCTGGTCCGCCAAATATTTGACTATGTGCTGCTACCACCCCATTCTAAGCCAAGATTGCAATCACTGACTGCCCAGTATAAAGCCCCCTAA
- the rodA gene encoding rod shape-determining protein RodA, with protein sequence MNHCFFKKGRLSLRALDGPLLLFLSALLIYGLLILYSASSHHLSLIQHKLIHVLLGLSILFILAQAPPRFYQIWAPYLYMACLLLLLSVLCFGDLTKGAQRWLNLGIIRFQPSELAKLAVPLMVASLISYKPCPPTLCTTFYALLLILFPTLLVAWQPDLGTAILIASSGLLILFLAGLSWRLLGGLLLLVASLIPVLWFFGLQPYQRSRLVTLLNPERDPLGSGYHIIQSKIAIGSGGLWGKGWLKGTQSQLEFLPERHTDFIFSVIAEEQGLIGVTLLLALYLAVILRGLILATRAQSAFGHLVIGGYTLLFFFYVLINIGMVSGLLPVVGVPLPLISYGGTSQIILMANFGIMLSLHSHRHLLSKSI encoded by the coding sequence ATGAATCACTGTTTCTTTAAAAAAGGGCGTTTATCGCTCAGAGCGCTGGATGGCCCTTTACTACTCTTTCTAAGTGCACTGCTGATTTACGGTCTACTCATTCTCTACAGCGCCAGTAGCCATCATCTTAGCCTGATCCAGCATAAGCTGATACATGTACTATTGGGATTATCCATACTGTTCATACTGGCCCAAGCACCGCCCCGTTTCTATCAAATCTGGGCACCCTACCTTTATATGGCCTGTTTGCTACTCCTGCTATCAGTACTCTGCTTTGGGGATCTCACGAAAGGCGCCCAACGCTGGTTAAATCTAGGAATCATACGCTTTCAACCCTCAGAATTGGCTAAATTAGCCGTGCCGTTAATGGTCGCTAGCCTGATCAGCTACAAACCCTGTCCACCGACGCTGTGCACCACCTTCTACGCACTGCTACTGATTCTATTCCCAACCCTATTAGTAGCCTGGCAACCCGATTTAGGCACCGCCATTTTAATTGCCAGCTCTGGGCTATTGATTCTGTTCCTCGCCGGCTTGAGTTGGCGACTACTTGGAGGCCTGCTGCTACTGGTGGCTTCACTTATTCCAGTGCTGTGGTTTTTTGGCTTACAGCCGTATCAGCGCAGCCGCCTGGTCACTTTATTGAATCCAGAGCGTGATCCTTTAGGGAGTGGCTACCACATTATTCAATCAAAAATTGCGATTGGATCGGGCGGATTATGGGGGAAAGGGTGGCTCAAAGGGACACAATCACAATTAGAATTTTTACCCGAGCGTCATACTGACTTTATCTTTTCCGTGATCGCAGAGGAGCAAGGGCTGATAGGGGTCACGCTACTGCTAGCCCTCTATTTGGCCGTTATCCTGCGAGGCTTGATCTTAGCCACCCGGGCACAGAGCGCCTTTGGTCATCTAGTGATTGGCGGCTATACCCTACTCTTCTTTTTTTATGTTTTGATCAATATTGGTATGGTCAGTGGCCTGCTGCCAGTGGTCGGTGTGCCGCTACCGTTGATCAGCTATGGCGGCACCTCACAGATCATTTTAATGGCGAATTTTGGCATCATGCTCTCCCTGCATTCTCACCGTCATCTTTTATCAAAAAGTATTTAA